The Pseudoalteromonas spongiae UST010723-006 genome window below encodes:
- a CDS encoding AMP-binding protein, which produces MHTTSPSILDRDICANAVTALANQLRVFKQQTGAQSLVLYHAASDVFLVRLLAAAHAGFDVIFPANGQPENIQIASEDADYVLVDEFSGDKHLSLDSLTLTESLQQSADALTLPESGKLTFYTSGSTGYGKPVVKSWQHINAELTNLCNTFEFDSDCQIVATVSHQHIYGLLFKLFWPLRANYTVNLTFVEFPEQLRALVATQPSVIITSPAFIDRLIRDNVCVSVKHNIAGVFSSGGPLSDNSAVTLVQQLGVAATQIYGSTETGGIAYRQVSEFKTEPWQCFDGITVLKHQQQLAVKSPYFDDAMFVTQDCGEILEDGRFSLSGRLDRTIKLEEKRVNLDALERVLSDDSAITQCKVVLLTHGFRQQLGLVAQLSAAGLGELNKNGKLALNKRLKQVLAGQFEAVCMPRKFRYVDELPVNSQGKYVFAELEKLFD; this is translated from the coding sequence CTGTGCTAATGCGGTAACGGCACTTGCCAATCAATTACGCGTGTTTAAACAGCAAACCGGTGCGCAGTCTTTGGTGTTATACCATGCTGCAAGTGATGTGTTTTTGGTACGTTTGCTCGCGGCCGCACATGCAGGTTTTGATGTTATATTTCCAGCCAACGGGCAGCCAGAAAATATCCAGATCGCCAGTGAAGATGCCGACTATGTGTTGGTAGATGAATTTAGTGGCGACAAACACCTTTCGCTTGACTCCCTTACTTTAACGGAATCGTTACAGCAATCTGCCGATGCGTTAACGCTACCAGAGTCTGGAAAACTTACATTTTATACTTCGGGCTCAACAGGTTACGGTAAGCCTGTGGTAAAGTCTTGGCAGCATATTAATGCTGAGCTTACAAATTTGTGCAATACCTTTGAATTTGATTCTGATTGCCAAATCGTTGCGACGGTATCTCATCAGCACATTTATGGACTGCTATTTAAATTATTTTGGCCGTTACGTGCTAATTACACAGTAAACCTCACATTTGTTGAATTTCCTGAACAATTACGCGCCTTAGTCGCGACACAGCCTTCGGTTATTATTACCAGTCCCGCATTTATTGACCGCCTTATACGCGACAATGTATGTGTTTCAGTTAAACACAATATTGCGGGAGTATTTTCATCAGGCGGACCGCTTAGTGACAACAGTGCAGTGACCTTGGTTCAGCAATTGGGCGTTGCGGCGACGCAAATATATGGCAGCACTGAAACGGGCGGCATTGCGTATCGCCAAGTCTCTGAGTTTAAAACTGAACCATGGCAGTGCTTTGACGGTATAACGGTATTAAAGCATCAGCAGCAGCTGGCAGTTAAATCGCCTTATTTTGATGATGCAATGTTTGTCACTCAAGATTGTGGTGAGATTTTAGAAGACGGGCGCTTTAGTTTGTCCGGTCGTTTAGACCGCACCATTAAACTTGAAGAAAAACGCGTTAATTTAGATGCACTTGAGCGTGTATTAAGCGACGATAGTGCGATTACCCAGTGTAAAGTGGTTTTGTTAACGCACGGATTTCGCCAGCAACTTGGATTAGTTGCACAATTGTCTGCCGCTGGGCTTGGCGAATTGAATAAAAACGGTAAACTAGCGCTCAATAAGCGCTTAAAGCAAGTACTTGCTGGGCAGTTTGAGGCGGTGTGCATGCCACGTAAATTTCGTTATGTGGATGAGTTGCCAGTTAACAGCCAAGGTAAGTACGTATTTGCAGAATTGGAGAAGTTATTTGACTAA
- a CDS encoding glycosyltransferase family 2 protein — translation MHACIVIPNYNHVAVIESVLTELSALDLPIIMVNDGSTADASAVMRQCESQFPLLTLIEHSENQGKGGAVQTGLLTADKLGYSHAIQVDADGQHDLTDIQTLIYLGKKYPDSVISGQPIYDESVPKVRLYSRYITHFWVWIETLSFSVKDSMCGFRCYPVKETAALLRDKQLGKRMDFDIEIMVRLFWRGTPSRFMPTKVIYPEGGSSHFRAFEDNVLISWMHTRLFFGMLPRIPLLLWRKLRG, via the coding sequence ATGCACGCGTGTATTGTTATTCCAAATTATAATCATGTTGCTGTGATTGAATCGGTTCTAACGGAGCTAAGTGCCCTCGATTTACCGATTATTATGGTAAATGACGGCTCAACAGCGGATGCGAGCGCTGTCATGCGTCAATGCGAGTCTCAGTTTCCGTTATTAACTTTGATTGAACACAGTGAAAATCAGGGCAAAGGTGGCGCGGTACAAACTGGTTTATTAACAGCCGATAAATTGGGTTATAGCCACGCAATACAAGTTGATGCAGATGGTCAACACGACCTAACCGATATTCAAACCTTAATCTACCTTGGCAAAAAGTATCCCGACAGCGTCATTAGCGGCCAGCCTATTTATGATGAATCTGTACCGAAAGTGCGTTTATACAGTCGTTACATTACTCATTTTTGGGTATGGATTGAAACCTTATCGTTCAGTGTAAAAGATTCAATGTGTGGCTTTCGCTGTTATCCAGTGAAAGAAACGGCGGCACTGCTGCGTGATAAGCAGCTTGGCAAGCGCATGGATTTTGATATTGAAATCATGGTGCGCCTATTCTGGCGTGGTACGCCAAGTCGGTTTATGCCAACGAAAGTTATCTACCCAGAAGGCGGTAGCTCACACTTTCGCGCATTTGAAGATAACGTGCTAATCAGCTGGATGCACACACGCTTGTTTTTCGGCATGTTACCACGCATTCCATTACTGCTTTGGAGAAAACTGCGTGGCTAA
- a CDS encoding acyltransferase, with product MQERGTLLGMRILLGFYRLVGRRVLWLMLFPVVFYFYCTGKTQRAASIAFLNQVAQHNNQPVKAGFWQGLKHFCKFADSAFDKIDAWLGKISLDAIQYQNHEEFAELQKSKQGAIFIGSHLGNLEVCRALSQGRYAVTINVLVFTHHAVEFNKVLQQINADAKVNLIQVTDMSPTLAILLKQKIDDGEVIVIVGDRTSSSVAGRVNYCNFMGKPAPFSQGPFILASLLECPVYYLFCLKAHNRYLVIFEKVADKLKFSRKTRQQDLQTTIQHFSDRLSFFASQYPYQWFNFYDFWTDDSKVSRD from the coding sequence ATGCAAGAGCGTGGTACCTTGCTTGGCATGCGCATTTTACTGGGCTTTTATCGCTTGGTTGGGCGTCGTGTATTGTGGTTAATGTTGTTTCCCGTGGTGTTTTATTTTTACTGCACAGGTAAAACGCAACGTGCGGCGAGCATCGCGTTTTTAAACCAAGTGGCTCAGCATAACAATCAGCCAGTCAAAGCTGGTTTTTGGCAAGGGTTAAAACATTTTTGCAAATTTGCTGATTCAGCGTTTGATAAAATTGACGCGTGGCTTGGCAAAATCTCACTCGACGCCATTCAATATCAAAATCATGAAGAATTTGCTGAATTACAAAAAAGTAAGCAAGGCGCCATTTTCATTGGCTCTCATTTAGGTAATTTGGAAGTATGTAGGGCGCTCAGTCAAGGCCGTTACGCAGTAACTATAAACGTTTTAGTGTTTACCCATCATGCAGTTGAATTTAATAAGGTGCTGCAACAAATCAATGCCGATGCCAAAGTAAATCTCATCCAAGTTACGGACATGAGCCCAACCTTGGCGATTTTACTGAAACAAAAAATTGATGATGGCGAAGTAATAGTGATTGTTGGTGACCGCACTAGCTCAAGCGTCGCTGGCAGGGTAAACTATTGTAATTTCATGGGTAAACCAGCACCGTTTTCACAAGGGCCATTTATTCTTGCGAGTTTACTCGAATGCCCGGTGTATTATTTATTTTGTTTAAAAGCGCATAACCGCTATTTAGTTATTTTTGAAAAAGTTGCGGATAAGTTAAAGTTTAGCCGTAAAACACGACAGCAGGATCTACAAACAACAATTCAGCATTTTTCAGATCGTCTGAGTTTTTTTGCGAGTCAGTATCCTTACCAATGGTTTAATTTTTATGATTTTTGGACTGACGACAGTAAAGTCAGCCGAGATTAG
- a CDS encoding HAL/PAL/TAL family ammonia-lyase, translated as MINQQQTGPLTFGQGPLSIEDIVAIAKGHTQAKLSNDTGFTQRIDAGVAFLDKLLAEDGVIYGVTTGYGDSVTRAVPLSLVNELPLHLTRFHGCGLGDVFSKEQGRAILATRLNSLAQGYSGVSWDMLTLLKEYLNHDVVPVIPQEGSVGASGDLTPLSYVAGALVGERDVYFNGEVANSGDVMKALNLTPLTLRPKEGLAIMNGTAVMTALACLAYDRAEYLVKLATRLTSLASLGLMGNSHHFDDILFSVKPHAGQQQVAAWIRDDLNYHTHPRNADRLQDRYSIRCAPHIIGVLADTLPWLRQLIENELNSANDNPIIDGIGEHVLHGGHFYGGHIAMAMDTLKTAVANLADLADRQIASLVDSKFNNGLPSNLSNGDPERQYINHGFKAVQIGASAYTAEALKLTMPASVFSRSTECHNQDKVSMGTIAARDALRVIQLTEQVLASTLLASIQALRIRKERGEVDADSLANGLTEMYQDITGYFPNLDEDRPLERTLRDTVDAIQQQKWKLYE; from the coding sequence GTGATTAATCAACAGCAAACAGGGCCACTGACATTCGGCCAAGGACCGCTTTCAATTGAAGATATTGTCGCGATAGCAAAAGGACACACACAGGCTAAGCTGTCGAATGATACCGGATTTACTCAACGCATTGACGCAGGCGTTGCCTTTTTAGATAAATTACTCGCAGAAGACGGAGTAATTTACGGTGTAACAACTGGATACGGCGATTCCGTAACGCGCGCCGTACCCCTATCGCTAGTAAATGAATTACCACTGCATTTAACGCGTTTTCACGGCTGTGGTTTAGGCGATGTATTTTCGAAAGAGCAGGGTCGCGCAATACTCGCGACCCGATTAAACTCTTTAGCACAAGGTTACTCGGGTGTTAGCTGGGATATGCTGACGCTGTTAAAAGAATACCTAAACCACGATGTTGTGCCTGTTATTCCACAAGAAGGTTCAGTGGGCGCAAGTGGTGATTTAACCCCACTTTCATACGTTGCCGGTGCCTTAGTTGGCGAACGCGATGTGTATTTTAATGGTGAAGTGGCAAATAGTGGCGATGTGATGAAAGCCCTCAACCTAACGCCGCTTACGTTAAGACCTAAAGAAGGCTTGGCGATTATGAATGGTACGGCGGTGATGACAGCTCTTGCATGTCTTGCTTACGACCGCGCCGAATACCTTGTCAAACTTGCGACTCGCCTTACGTCACTTGCGAGCTTAGGGTTAATGGGAAATTCACACCATTTCGATGATATTTTATTCTCGGTAAAACCGCATGCAGGGCAACAACAAGTGGCGGCTTGGATCCGTGACGACCTAAATTATCATACTCACCCGCGCAATGCCGACCGTCTACAAGACCGTTATTCTATTCGCTGTGCGCCGCACATTATTGGCGTGCTAGCAGATACCTTACCTTGGTTACGTCAGTTAATTGAAAACGAGCTAAACTCGGCAAACGATAACCCAATTATTGATGGTATTGGTGAACACGTGTTGCACGGAGGTCATTTTTACGGTGGCCATATTGCAATGGCAATGGATACGCTGAAAACGGCGGTTGCTAACTTAGCTGATTTAGCCGACCGTCAAATTGCGTCATTAGTTGATAGTAAGTTTAACAATGGCTTGCCAAGTAACTTATCAAATGGCGACCCAGAGCGTCAGTACATTAACCATGGTTTTAAAGCTGTGCAAATTGGCGCATCTGCATATACTGCTGAAGCGTTAAAACTAACAATGCCGGCAAGTGTATTCTCTCGTTCTACTGAATGTCATAACCAAGATAAAGTGAGCATGGGCACCATTGCAGCGCGTGACGCACTGCGCGTTATTCAATTAACAGAGCAAGTATTAGCAAGTACGTTGTTAGCGTCAATTCAAGCATTACGTATTCGTAAAGAGCGCGGCGAAGTTGATGCCGACAGTCTTGCCAATGGATTAACCGAAATGTATCAAGACATTACTGGTTATTTCCCGAATCTTGATGAAGACCGCCCGCTTGAGCGTACTTTGCGTGACACAGTCGATGCAATTCAACAGCAGAAATGGAAGTTATATGAATAG
- a CDS encoding acyl-CoA thioesterase, producing the protein MNSRDALLTTQVEIDVPFHDCDPMQVVWHGNYARYFEVARCELLRLFDYDYDEMAASGFMWPIIDMRCKYIKPARFRQVIVVTAYLKEYENRIKIDYVISCKETGEKLTKGYSVQVAVGISDGEMQYVSPPALIEKLSKVLDA; encoded by the coding sequence ATGAATAGTCGAGATGCGCTATTAACTACGCAGGTTGAAATTGATGTACCGTTCCACGATTGCGACCCAATGCAAGTGGTGTGGCATGGTAACTATGCCCGTTACTTTGAGGTAGCACGTTGTGAACTGTTGCGCTTGTTTGATTACGATTATGATGAAATGGCAGCCTCTGGCTTTATGTGGCCGATCATCGATATGCGTTGTAAATACATCAAACCTGCGCGTTTTCGCCAAGTGATTGTAGTAACTGCGTATTTAAAAGAATACGAAAACCGCATAAAAATTGATTATGTGATCAGCTGTAAAGAAACTGGCGAAAAGCTTACAAAAGGTTATTCGGTTCAGGTTGCGGTGGGCATTAGTGATGGTGAAATGCAGTATGTGAGCCCGCCAGCACTGATTGAAAAACTATCAAAGGTGTTAGATGCGTAG